GAACGCGAGGCGGCGCGGATGAACCGGCTGGTCAGCGATCTTCTTTCGCTGAGCCGGGTCGAGGCCGAGGAACGGATGCGCCCCGACACGCGCGCCGACGTGGCGGCGCTGCTGCGCTCGGCGGTGCTGACCTTGCGGCCGCTGGCCGCCGAGTCGGGAGTCGAGATCACCTTGGAAGGCGCCGACCGCGCGGTGCCGGTGCTGGGCGACGCGGACCAGCTGACCCAGGTGTTCCAGAACCTCATCGAGAACGGCATCAAGTATGGCGGATCGGGCGGGACGGTGCGCCTGGTTCTGACCCTGAGCGAGCGCGAACTCGCGTTCCGTGGCCCCGGCGTGCGGATCGACGTGATCGATCGGGGCGAGGGATTCGATCCGGTCCACATCCCGCGACTCACAGAGCGGTTCTATCGTGTCGACAGCCACCGCTCGCGCGAGATGGGCGGCACGGGGCTGGGGCTGGCGATCGTGAAGCACATCGTGAACCGGCACCGTGGCCGGTTCCGTATCGACAGCACGCCGGGTGAAGGCAGCACCTTTTCAGTCATGTTGCCAGTGGCTTGAAGCGGCGCAAGCGGATAGGCATCCGCGCTGTCATGAAAACGTTACCTTCCTGTCACAAAAGCTTGGCCCGGGGTTAATAGGACCGCGCCGAGGCCACGCCCACCGGGGCGCTGGCCCGAACACACAATCAGGAGCTATCCATGTCGTTTTCGAAACTGACCGCCTCCGCGCTGGCGATCGCCGCCGTGTCGGCCACCGCAGCCGCCGCGCGTGACAACGTTCAGATCGCCGGTTCCTCCACCGTGCTGCCCTATGCCTCGATCGTGGCCGAAGCCTTCGGCGAAAACTTCGACTTCCCGACCCCGGTCGTCGAATCGGGCGGCTCCTCGGCCGGTCTCAAGCGCTTCTGCGAAGGCGTCGGCGAAAACACCATCGACATCGCGAACGCCTCGCGCGCGATCCGCGAAAAGGAAGTCGCCACCTGCGCCGAGAATGGCGTGGACGAGATCATCGAAGTCCGCATCGGCTATGACGGCATCGTCTTCGCAAGCCAGATCGACGGTCCGGCGTTCGACACCTTCGTGCCCGCCGACTGGTTCAAGGCGCTGGCCGCCGAAATGCCGCAGGACGGCGAGATGGTCGCCAACCCCAACAACACCTGGGCCGACGTGAACGGTGACCTGCCCGAAGTCGAAATCGCCGCCTTCATTCCGGGGACCAAGCACGGCACCCGCGAAGTGTTCGAAGAAAAGGTCCTCCTGCAGGGCTGCGAGGACACCGGCGCCATGGCCGCTATGGAAGAGATGGGCATGGACGAAGACGCCGTGGAAAGCGCCTGCATGGCGGTTCGCACCGACGGTAAGTCGGTCGACATCGACGGCGACTACACCGAAACGCTTGCGCGCATCGACTCCAACCCCGAAGGCATCGGCGTGTTTGGCCTGGCGTTCTACGAGAACAACACCGACAAGCTGAAGGTCGCAACCATGTCGGGCGTCGCGCCCTCGACCGAGACCATCGCCAGCGGCGAATACCCGGTCTCGCGCCCGCTGTTCTTCTACATCAAGAAGGCGCATATCGGCGTGATCCCGGGCCTCAAGGAATACGCCGAGTTCTTCGTCTCGGACGAGATTGCCGGCCCCAACGGCCCGCTGTCGGAATACGGCCTCGTTGCCGACCCGGAACTGGCCGAGACCCAGGAAAAGGTCGCCAACGAAGTGACCATGAGCAACTGAGCTCATCGCGTTCCGGAGGGCGGCCCGCACGGCCGCCCTCCCTCCTCTCAGATCATTTTCAAACGGAAGCGGAGCGGACATGCCTGTTCTCTGGCTCGTGCTCATCGTTCTCGCCCTCGCCATCGCCGGCTATGTCATCGGGCGGGGCAGGGCGCTTAAATCAGCCGGGGGCGACATCCGCGCGCTGCATTCGCTGCCCTCCTATTACGGCTACCACATTGCAATCCTGACTTTGGTGCCGGCCTTTGCCATCATGATCGGCTGGCTCTTGGTGCAGCCATTGGTGGTGGAACGCAGCGTGTCGTCGCACATTTCCGACGCCGCGATCTCCGACCGAAGCACGCGGGGGCTGTTCATGGCCGATGTGCGTCGCGTGGCCGAAGGGC
This genomic window from Rhodovulum sp. ES.010 contains:
- a CDS encoding ATP-binding protein, whose translation is MNPDLAPSTITGIPLPVMLVDRAERVHAMNAPAEAMFGPGGTGRHYITVLRQPALLDCVEESLRLRQTRKVRFLTTDMAREATYEVIASPLGPEGEAGVVVAFTDITEREQMGQIRRDFVANVSHELKTPLTALLGFIETLKGPARDDATARERFLDIMEREAARMNRLVSDLLSLSRVEAEERMRPDTRADVAALLRSAVLTLRPLAAESGVEITLEGADRAVPVLGDADQLTQVFQNLIENGIKYGGSGGTVRLVLTLSERELAFRGPGVRIDVIDRGEGFDPVHIPRLTERFYRVDSHRSREMGGTGLGLAIVKHIVNRHRGRFRIDSTPGEGSTFSVMLPVA
- a CDS encoding substrate-binding domain-containing protein; the protein is MSFSKLTASALAIAAVSATAAAARDNVQIAGSSTVLPYASIVAEAFGENFDFPTPVVESGGSSAGLKRFCEGVGENTIDIANASRAIREKEVATCAENGVDEIIEVRIGYDGIVFASQIDGPAFDTFVPADWFKALAAEMPQDGEMVANPNNTWADVNGDLPEVEIAAFIPGTKHGTREVFEEKVLLQGCEDTGAMAAMEEMGMDEDAVESACMAVRTDGKSVDIDGDYTETLARIDSNPEGIGVFGLAFYENNTDKLKVATMSGVAPSTETIASGEYPVSRPLFFYIKKAHIGVIPGLKEYAEFFVSDEIAGPNGPLSEYGLVADPELAETQEKVANEVTMSN